From a region of the Pseudooceanicola aestuarii genome:
- the pgi gene encoding glucose-6-phosphate isomerase encodes MWDRLNRLGAQSGDRAISTLFEASDRFESYSVRFDGLVFDYSKTNIDADTRNALIALASEADLAGRRAAMFKGAAINETEGRAVLHTALRNLDGGPVLVDGTDVMPQVHATLDRMETFAEDLRTGRIKGQGGRITDVVNIGIGGSDLGPAMACQALRPYCDGPRVHFVSNVDGAHVHDVLASLDPATTLVIVASKTFTTIETMTNAQTARDWMARKVTDPAAQFAALSTASDKTAEWGIAPDRVFGFADWVGGRYSMWGPIGLSLMIAIGAEGFGQMLRGAQSMDRHFRDADPLHNMPLMLALVGIWHNQVLGHATRAVLPYEQRLLRLPAYLQQLEMESNGKRVSMQGKELGHHSGPVVWGEPGTNGQHAFYQLIHQGTRVIPCEFLVGARGHEPDLAHQHDLLVANCLAQSEALMRGRPLTETRRMMAERGLQGAELDRQAAHRVFPGNRPSTTLLYPLLTPYRLGQIVALYEHRVFAEGVILGINSFDQWGVELGKELALSLAPMVTGAAAAQGKDGSTLGLISELHDMQAEETDA; translated from the coding sequence ATGTGGGACAGATTGAACCGCCTAGGCGCGCAAAGCGGTGACCGCGCCATTTCCACCCTGTTCGAGGCGTCCGACAGGTTCGAAAGCTACTCGGTCCGCTTTGACGGGCTGGTCTTTGACTATTCCAAGACCAATATCGACGCCGACACCCGCAATGCCCTGATCGCCCTGGCGTCTGAGGCCGATCTGGCCGGGCGCCGCGCCGCGATGTTCAAGGGCGCCGCCATCAACGAGACGGAGGGCCGCGCCGTCCTGCACACCGCCTTGCGCAACCTGGATGGCGGGCCGGTCCTGGTGGACGGCACCGACGTGATGCCGCAGGTGCATGCCACCCTCGATCGCATGGAAACCTTTGCCGAGGATCTGCGCACCGGCCGGATCAAGGGGCAGGGCGGGCGCATCACCGACGTGGTCAATATCGGCATCGGCGGCTCGGACCTGGGACCGGCGATGGCCTGCCAGGCGCTGCGTCCCTATTGTGACGGGCCACGGGTGCATTTCGTGTCAAACGTCGATGGCGCCCATGTGCATGACGTGCTGGCATCGCTGGACCCCGCGACGACGCTGGTGATCGTGGCCTCCAAGACCTTCACCACCATCGAGACGATGACCAACGCGCAGACCGCCCGCGACTGGATGGCGCGCAAGGTCACCGACCCGGCGGCGCAATTCGCCGCGCTTTCCACCGCGTCGGACAAGACGGCGGAATGGGGCATCGCGCCGGACCGCGTCTTCGGCTTTGCGGATTGGGTCGGCGGGCGGTATTCCATGTGGGGACCGATCGGCCTGTCGCTGATGATCGCCATCGGCGCCGAGGGCTTCGGCCAGATGCTGCGCGGCGCGCAGAGCATGGACCGCCATTTCCGCGATGCCGATCCGCTGCACAACATGCCGCTGATGCTGGCGCTGGTCGGGATCTGGCACAACCAGGTGCTGGGCCATGCCACCCGCGCGGTGCTGCCTTATGAACAACGCCTGCTGCGGCTGCCCGCCTATCTCCAGCAGTTGGAGATGGAAAGCAACGGCAAGCGCGTGTCGATGCAGGGCAAGGAGCTGGGCCACCATTCCGGCCCCGTCGTCTGGGGAGAGCCGGGGACCAACGGGCAACATGCCTTTTATCAGCTGATCCACCAGGGCACGCGGGTCATTCCCTGCGAATTCCTTGTCGGCGCACGCGGGCACGAGCCCGATCTGGCACATCAGCATGACCTGCTGGTCGCAAATTGCCTGGCGCAGTCCGAGGCGTTGATGCGGGGCCGCCCGCTGACGGAGACGCGCCGGATGATGGCCGAACGCGGGTTGCAGGGCGCAGAACTGGACCGCCAGGCCGCCCATCGCGTCTTTCCCGGCAACCGGCCCTCGACCACGCTGCTCTATCCGCTGCTGACGCCCTACCGGCTGGGTCAGATCGTGGCGCTTTATGAACATCGCGTGTTTGCGGAGGGGGTGATCCTGGGGATCAATTCCTTCGACCAATGGGGGGTGGAGCTGGGCAAGGAACTGGCCTTGTCCCTGGCTCCGATGGTTACCGGTGCGGCGGCGGCGCAGGGCAAGGACGGCTCGACCCTCGGGCTGATCAGCGAATTGCACGACATGCAAGCCGAGGAAACCGACGCCTGA
- the pgl gene encoding 6-phosphogluconolactonase translates to MNLIEYPDRDALALDLSDVLTSELGAALRHEDRVTFCVPGGSTPGPIFDALTAVRLDWDRVDVVLNDERWVPETSERSNTAMLRRRLLTGHAAAATLLSIRADTATPEDALDGLAADLAPHLPLDVLLLGMGADMHTASLFPGADRLADALAPRAPLLLPMRAPDLPEARITLSAEALRGALSTHILITGAEKRRALEAARDLPPEEAPIAALLDGAIVHWAE, encoded by the coding sequence ATGAACCTGATTGAATACCCCGATCGCGACGCGCTGGCGCTGGACCTGTCGGATGTGCTGACCTCGGAACTTGGCGCCGCGCTGCGCCACGAGGATCGCGTGACCTTCTGCGTGCCCGGCGGGTCGACGCCCGGACCGATCTTCGACGCGCTCACCGCCGTGCGACTGGATTGGGATCGGGTCGACGTGGTGCTGAACGACGAACGCTGGGTGCCCGAGACGTCGGAGCGATCCAACACCGCCATGCTGCGCCGCCGCCTGCTGACCGGCCATGCCGCCGCCGCCACCCTGCTGTCGATCCGTGCCGATACCGCCACGCCCGAGGACGCGCTGGACGGTCTGGCCGCGGACCTGGCGCCGCATCTGCCGCTGGACGTGCTGCTGCTGGGAATGGGCGCGGACATGCACACCGCCTCGCTCTTTCCCGGCGCGGACCGGCTGGCGGATGCGCTGGCTCCGCGCGCGCCGCTGCTGCTGCCGATGCGCGCGCCCGACCTGCCGGAGGCCCGGATCACCCTGTCGGCCGAGGCCCTGCGCGGCGCGCTGTCCACTCATATCCTGATCACCGGCGCGGAAAAACGCCGGGCCCTGGAGGCCGCGCGCGATCTGCCGCCCGAAGAGGCGCCGATTGCCGCGCTTCTTGACGGGGCGATTGTTCACTGGGCGGAATAG
- the zwf gene encoding glucose-6-phosphate dehydrogenase, giving the protein MVSRVIPVESFDLVIFGGTGDLARRKILPALFRRFCAGQMEDGARIIGAARSEHTTAEYRRFVAEAIAEFNAGRSCETGTLDAFLDSISFVQIDAMGDTGWSELAGLMQPDRVRAFYFSVGPSLFGPLAERLHQHGMADSDTRIVVEKPFGRDLDSARALNVTLAQHFDESQIYRIDHYLGKETVQNLMAVRFGNMLFEPLWNSQYVDHIQITVAETVGVGGRGEYYDKSGAMRDMVQNHLMQLLCLIAMEPPAKFDPDAVRDEKLKVIRALDAVRAEDIVRGQYLAEAEKPGYLEHVDDQTSRTESFIALKLGISNWRWAGTPFYLRTGKRLRARTSEIAVVFKETPHSIFEDDGGRHRNILTIRLQPNEGMDLGVTIKEPGPGGMRLIDVPLDMTFADALGPDGEDVPDAYERLIMDVVRGNQTLFMRGDEVEAAWAWTDPLIAAWEARGDRPQAYESGSSGPEDALMLMHRDGRRWREIRP; this is encoded by the coding sequence ATGGTATCGCGCGTCATCCCGGTTGAATCCTTCGACCTTGTCATATTCGGCGGCACCGGCGACCTGGCCCGGCGCAAGATCCTGCCGGCCCTGTTTCGCCGCTTCTGCGCCGGCCAGATGGAGGACGGCGCCCGCATCATCGGCGCGGCGCGGTCGGAACATACCACTGCCGAATACCGGCGCTTCGTCGCGGAGGCGATCGCCGAATTCAACGCGGGCCGCAGCTGCGAGACCGGAACGCTGGACGCCTTTCTGGACAGCATCTCCTTTGTGCAGATCGACGCGATGGGGGACACCGGCTGGTCGGAACTGGCCGGGCTGATGCAACCCGACCGGGTGCGCGCCTTCTATTTCTCCGTCGGGCCCAGCCTGTTCGGGCCGCTGGCCGAACGGCTGCACCAGCACGGCATGGCCGACAGCGATACCCGGATCGTGGTGGAAAAGCCTTTTGGCCGTGACCTGGACAGCGCGCGGGCACTGAACGTCACGCTGGCGCAACATTTCGACGAAAGCCAGATCTACCGGATCGACCACTACCTGGGCAAGGAGACGGTGCAGAACCTGATGGCGGTCCGCTTCGGCAACATGCTGTTCGAACCTTTGTGGAACTCGCAATATGTCGACCACATCCAGATCACCGTCGCCGAGACCGTCGGCGTGGGCGGGCGTGGCGAATATTACGACAAGTCGGGCGCCATGCGGGACATGGTGCAGAACCACCTGATGCAGCTGCTGTGCCTGATCGCGATGGAGCCGCCGGCCAAGTTCGACCCAGACGCCGTGCGCGACGAGAAGCTCAAGGTCATCCGCGCGCTGGACGCGGTGCGCGCCGAGGACATCGTGCGCGGTCAGTACCTGGCAGAGGCCGAGAAGCCCGGATACCTGGAACATGTCGACGATCAGACCAGCCGCACCGAAAGCTTCATCGCGCTGAAACTGGGGATCAGCAATTGGCGATGGGCCGGCACACCGTTCTACCTGCGCACCGGCAAGCGGCTGCGGGCGCGGACCTCTGAAATCGCGGTGGTGTTCAAGGAAACGCCGCATTCGATCTTTGAAGACGACGGCGGCCGGCACCGCAACATCCTGACCATCCGCCTGCAACCGAATGAAGGCATGGACCTTGGGGTGACGATCAAGGAGCCGGGACCGGGGGGGATGCGCCTGATCGACGTGCCCCTGGACATGACCTTTGCCGATGCCCTTGGCCCCGACGGCGAGGACGTGCCGGACGCCTATGAGCGCCTGATCATGGACGTGGTGCGCGGCAACCAGACCCTGTTCATGCGCGGCGACGAGGTAGAAGCCGCCTGGGCCTGGACCGATCCCCTGATCGCCGCGTGGGAGGCACGGGGCGATCGGCCGCAAGCCTACGAATCGGGTTCCTCCGGTCCGGAGGACGCCCTGATGCTGATGCATCGCGATGGCCGGCGCTGGCGGGAGATCCGGCCATGA
- a CDS encoding anhydro-N-acetylmuramic acid kinase, with protein MRKTQSKETPVLALGAMSGTSLDGVDAAVVETDGHRILGFGGSDYRPYTEAERAVLRAALGLWPEDDVEAASQVVMEAHAALLSRFPEVDVIGFHGQTLAHQPRGRGTHQLGDGQALADRLGRRVVWDFRSADMELGGEGAPLAPFFHHACARHIGADAPLAFLNMGGVGNLTWVDPRIPRPEAEGALLAFDTGPANAPLNDLMQTRRGQAFDRDGALAAEGEVVEGALELFLDDPYFSRMPPKSLDRNSFGDMVGLVGELGDADAAATLTGMAAASVLRGMDHCPSPPARMLVTGGGRMNPVLMEMLRATLDCPVEPVEAVGLDGDMLEAQAFAYLAVRVMRGLPTSCASTTGVRMAVGGGTVSRPRGAATV; from the coding sequence ATGCGGAAGACGCAAAGCAAAGAGACCCCGGTTCTTGCCCTGGGCGCGATGTCGGGCACCTCGCTGGACGGGGTTGATGCCGCCGTGGTGGAGACCGACGGCCACCGCATCCTGGGGTTCGGCGGCAGCGATTACCGACCCTATACGGAGGCCGAGCGCGCCGTGCTGCGCGCCGCCCTGGGTCTATGGCCGGAGGACGATGTGGAGGCCGCGTCCCAGGTGGTGATGGAGGCCCACGCCGCCCTGCTGTCGCGGTTCCCGGAGGTCGATGTGATCGGCTTTCACGGTCAGACGCTGGCCCATCAGCCGCGCGGGCGGGGCACCCATCAGCTGGGCGATGGCCAGGCGCTGGCTGACCGGCTGGGCCGTCGGGTGGTGTGGGATTTCCGCTCGGCCGACATGGAGCTGGGGGGCGAGGGCGCGCCGCTGGCGCCGTTCTTCCACCATGCCTGCGCGCGCCATATCGGTGCCGATGCGCCGCTGGCGTTCCTGAACATGGGTGGGGTGGGCAATCTGACCTGGGTCGATCCGCGCATCCCGCGCCCCGAGGCCGAGGGCGCATTGCTGGCCTTTGACACCGGGCCGGCCAATGCGCCGTTGAACGATCTGATGCAGACGCGGCGCGGCCAGGCCTTCGACCGTGACGGTGCCCTGGCCGCCGAGGGGGAAGTGGTCGAAGGCGCGTTGGAGCTGTTCCTCGACGATCCCTATTTCTCCCGGATGCCGCCGAAATCGCTGGACCGGAATTCCTTTGGCGACATGGTCGGCCTGGTGGGAGAGCTGGGCGATGCCGACGCCGCCGCAACCCTGACGGGCATGGCGGCGGCCTCTGTCCTGCGCGGCATGGACCATTGCCCCAGCCCGCCGGCGCGGATGCTGGTGACGGGCGGCGGGCGGATGAACCCGGTGCTGATGGAGATGCTGCGCGCCACTCTGGATTGTCCGGTCGAACCGGTGGAGGCCGTGGGCCTGGACGGCGACATGCTGGAGGCGCAGGCCTTTGCCTACCTGGCGGTACGGGTGATGCGCGGCCTGCCGACATCCTGCGCCAGCACCACGGGTGTGCGCATGGCGGTGGGCGGCGGCACGGTCAGCCGCCCGCGCGGCGCCGCGACGGTATGA